A single genomic interval of Desulfobaccales bacterium harbors:
- a CDS encoding DUF6788 family protein, whose amino-acid sequence MIRAREQQAISRCRKQVRALQSEREALEANLLSREPLVEGSLVTIRKVCGKAGCRCATSKRMRHGPFLSLSILRRGQTRRIHLPKPWEEQVRAGVEKARRYRKAHQQWRDLERRMGVLWKQVERYRKHVPYEPKQKGR is encoded by the coding sequence ATGATACGTGCCAGAGAACAGCAGGCCATCAGTCGCTGCCGGAAGCAGGTGCGTGCGCTCCAGTCTGAACGGGAGGCATTGGAAGCCAACCTCCTGAGCCGCGAGCCCTTGGTGGAAGGGTCTTTGGTAACCATACGCAAGGTCTGCGGCAAAGCCGGCTGCCGTTGCGCTACCTCCAAGAGAATGCGACACGGTCCCTTTCTTAGTCTTTCCATTTTACGCCGGGGCCAGACACGGAGGATTCACTTGCCCAAGCCATGGGAGGAGCAAGTGAGAGCGGGGGTAGAAAAAGCTCGTAGATACCGCAAGGCTCATCAACAGTGGCGAGATTTGGAAAGACGCATGGGGGTGTTGTGGAAGCAAGTGGAGCGATATCGCAAACACGTACCCTATGAGCCAAAGCAAAAAGGCCGCTAA
- a CDS encoding transposase, translating into MSQSKKAANEQRANERARKRGQRSASRKNRSYLAWRHLTRDQKEVAKRIMAGDYRTIDWAGWGFLDKFVIFLKTIGFLECLDVAGEGYVRRMITIAKLLLTYQIKILMGIGSMNQVPQLLFGDIGLLMMLGYTAEQIKNGHCNRGKGKKTGPMHKDTLADALDRFSPVEIEHILNSGVKLLAKEGFIKDSTYLMDATDLPTTEKCLGAGRRTVTKQVVGRDKETGEKRIVEVLETTHGFKLHILRGLDSRIVVAAKVTQIQESEKNWTMPLIHQATENLGGRKIRLLLIDRGYIDGLTLWTLKYELGIDWIIPVRTDMAVTKDARGMRDTEDPKRIFRAQREGLKVVGFKDLRSYDQYGDAAHQQKNAQAKDFKANPINAVMVTHWGTKEYPPGKEKVFLTSLAVSDPLKIIDKYDLRSLIENTTFRELKQGWLINKIPKKTERAVTAHALLTLCMYNFTNAYRTDKGQDLAEQGFRRHRLKTFAQTRTKVVVMTEEHFGIFDLEELAILWGKPPKSFRPFSDVDPEAFKKEHGIE; encoded by the coding sequence ATGAGCCAAAGCAAAAAGGCCGCTAACGAGCAGCGGGCCAACGAACGCGCCCGCAAGCGCGGCCAGCGCAGCGCATCCCGCAAGAACCGCAGCTACCTGGCTTGGCGCCACCTGACCCGCGACCAGAAGGAGGTGGCCAAGCGGATCATGGCCGGGGACTACCGGACGATCGATTGGGCGGGATGGGGATTCTTGGACAAGTTCGTGATCTTCCTCAAGACGATCGGGTTCCTGGAGTGTCTGGACGTAGCCGGGGAAGGATACGTCCGGCGGATGATCACCATCGCGAAGCTGCTGTTGACCTACCAGATAAAGATCCTCATGGGAATCGGCTCGATGAACCAAGTGCCGCAATTGCTCTTTGGTGACATCGGGTTGCTGATGATGCTGGGGTATACGGCCGAGCAGATCAAGAATGGGCACTGCAACAGGGGCAAGGGAAAGAAGACGGGCCCGATGCACAAGGACACCCTGGCCGACGCGCTGGACCGGTTTTCACCGGTTGAGATCGAGCACATCCTCAACAGCGGGGTCAAGTTGCTGGCGAAGGAGGGTTTCATCAAGGACTCGACTTATCTGATGGACGCCACGGACCTGCCGACGACCGAGAAATGCCTGGGCGCGGGCCGCAGGACGGTCACAAAGCAGGTCGTAGGGCGCGACAAGGAAACGGGGGAGAAGCGGATCGTCGAGGTCCTTGAAACCACCCACGGGTTCAAGCTGCATATTCTACGCGGCCTGGACTCGCGCATCGTGGTGGCGGCCAAGGTAACACAGATTCAGGAGTCCGAGAAAAATTGGACTATGCCCTTGATCCACCAGGCGACGGAGAACCTCGGTGGGAGAAAGATACGGCTTCTACTCATCGATCGGGGGTATATCGATGGTCTGACCCTCTGGACATTGAAGTACGAACTTGGGATCGACTGGATCATCCCGGTGCGCACGGACATGGCGGTCACCAAGGACGCCCGGGGGATGCGGGATACGGAAGACCCCAAGAGGATATTCCGGGCCCAGCGCGAGGGTCTGAAGGTCGTGGGGTTCAAGGACTTGCGTAGCTACGACCAATACGGCGACGCGGCCCATCAGCAAAAGAACGCCCAGGCCAAGGATTTCAAGGCCAACCCCATCAACGCGGTCATGGTCACGCACTGGGGCACGAAAGAGTATCCCCCTGGCAAAGAGAAGGTGTTCCTGACGAGCCTGGCCGTATCCGATCCGCTGAAGATCATCGACAAGTACGATCTACGGAGCTTGATCGAGAACACGACGTTCCGGGAACTCAAGCAGGGCTGGCTCATCAACAAGATCCCGAAGAAGACGGAACGCGCCGTCACAGCGCATGCGCTCCTGACGTTGTGCATGTACAATTTCACCAACGCCTATCGAACCGATAAAGGCCAAGACCTTGCCGAGCAAGGGTTCCGACGGCATCGGCTGAAGACTTTCGCCCAGACGAGGAC